From the genome of Bacillota bacterium:
CGTCGGTGGGCCGGGCCGTCCCGTTCTGGCCGGCCGAGAGGACCATTGTCAGCCGCCCATCCTCCCAGCGAAGGTCGTGCACGAGCGGCCTCAAATCCATTTCTCTCTCGCCCTTGTCAGTCCTTCTGACGACGGGAACTGCCTCAGCTTCCTTGAAGAGGTCGATCGCCCGGCGGACGGCGGCCTCGTCGACCGGACCGGCCGGCCCGGACCCGGATGACCCCCCGCCCCCCGACGGCCGGGCCTCGTAGGTTGCCCCGGAGACCTCCGCCGCCGGGTTCGGCGCCTCGGCCGCGACCTCGCGGGCCCTGGTCGCCCGAAGGCCCTCGGACATGGCCGCGTTGACCCGCCGGACGAAGTCCTCAGGGGCCACCGGCTCGTTCAGGGTGACCTCGATGATCTCGGCCCGCCCGGTCAGACCCACGGCCAGGCTGGAGGCCAGAGACATCTTGGGGTGGGGATTGAAGCCCTGGGAAAACGTCACCGGAAGGTCGGCGCGGCGCATCGCCCGTTCCCAGGCCCGCATCGTGTCCAGGTGAGAGACGAAACGGACCCGGTCGCCCTTGATGAACTCAGCCCTGATTCGCACCCGCGCCCACACCGCCCTTTATCGTCAGGTCAGCGCCGAGGTTGGGGCAGGCTCCGCAGAGGGTGCAGCCCGCCGCCCGGCAGTCCGGGGTAGTCTCGCCGGCCATGGCCCGGCGGTGTTCGTCGATGAAGAACTCGCGGGTGACGCCGGAAGTCAGATGGTCCCAGGGAAGGACCTCGTCATAGGCCCGCGGCCGGTTGGCGTAGGAAGCCGGGTCGAGCCCGGCTTCCTGGAAGGCGGCCAGCCAGGCGTCGAACCGGAATTGGTCGGACCACGAGTCGAAGCGGCAGCCCAACCGGTGGGCCGCGAGGAGGACCCGACCCAGCCGCCGATCGCCGCGGGCGAAGACCCCCTCGATGAAGCTGACCCTGGCGTCGTGCCAGTTGAGGTCGGCCAGGCGGGGCGGCAGGTTCCGGCGCAGGAAATCCTGCTTGCGGCGAAGGGTTTCGAGGGTGTCCTGGGGTTCCCACTGGAACGGGGTGTGGGCCTTGGGCACGAAGGACGAGACGCTGACCGTCAACCGTAGGTTGCGCCGGTTGCCGCGGGGCCCCCGCTGTTCGCTGGTGGCTTCCTGGTAGACCCGGGCGATCTTGCGGGCCAGGTCGACGATGCCGGCCAGGTCGGCCTCAGTCTCGGTCGGCAGACCAATCATGAAGTAGAGCTTGAGGCCATTCCACCCGGCCGAGAAGGCGGCCCTGGCCGTCCGCATCAGGTCTTCCTCGGTGACACCCTTGTTGATGACATCCCTCAGCCGCTGGGTGCCGGCCTCGGGGGCGAAGGTCAAGCCGGTCTTGCGGACCTTCTGAACCTCCCGGGCCAGGTTCACGTCAAAGGCGTCGACCCGCAGGGAGGGCAGGGAGACGCCGACCCCGGCCGGCCCATGGTCCTCGATGAGGGCGTGGAGGGCCTCGCCGATGGCGCTGTAATCCGTGGTGCTCAATGAAGTCAATGATATCTCGTTGTATCCGGTCCTTCGGACAAGGTCTGCGGCCAGGGACTTAACCTTCCCGGCCGACCGTTCCCTGACCGGCCGGTAGATGGCTCCCGCCTGGCAGAAACGGCAACCCCGGGTGCACCCCCGGAAGACCTCGATCATGATCCGGTCGTGGACGATGTCCAGGAACGGCACGATCGGCCTGGTCGGGTAGTCCAGCTCATCGAGGTCTTTGACGACGCGCTTTTGGACGACCGTGGGGACGCCGGGACGGTTCGGAATGATGGCCTCGATCCGCCCGTCGGGCGCGTAGGTCACGTCGTAGAAAGCCGGCACGTAGACGCCGGGGATGGCCGCCGTCCGGGCCAGGAAGGCAAGGCGGTCGGCCGGGCGCCCCTCCCCCCGCCATTTCTTGTAAGCGTCGACGATTTCGTGGACGACCTCCTCGCCCTCACCGAGGACGATGAAATCGAAGAACCCCGCCACGGGTTCGGGGTTGAAGGCGCAGGGCCCTCCGGCGATGACGAAGGGGTCTTGCGGCCCCCGGTCGGCCGCCAGGAGTGGAATCCCGGCGAGGTCCAGAAGGTTCAGGATGTTGGAGAAGCTCATCTCGTACTGGAGGGTGACCCCGACGAGATCGAATTCCCGCACCGGCCGCCTTGATTCGAGGGCGAAGAGGGGCAGCCCGTGCCCCCTCATCACGGCCTCCATGTCCACCCAGGGCACGAAGACCCGTTCGGCGGCCGTATCCGGACGCCGGTTCAACTCGTGGTAGAGCAGGCGCAGTCCGAGGTGGGACATGCCGACCTCGTAGACGTCGGGGAAGGCCAAGGCGAAAAGAACCTCGACTGAGTCGTGGTCCTTCCGGACTTCGTTCCATTCCCCCCCCGTATAGCGGGCGGGCTTCTGGACCTGGCTGAGGAGATGTTCGAATTGGACCATATGAGCCTATTATAACCTATCAGCAGCCTCCCCTGCCATCAGGCGGCGGCGATAGCAGCGAGGCCAAGGTGGCATTGAACGCGTTGGCCTCCAGCGCCTCCAGAACCTGAGCCTCGGTGAGGACCCCGAGGCGCCCGAGAGTGACCGGGTCAAGGACGGCGACGACCTGAAAGGCGTGGGGTTCGAAGGACTTGAGGACCTCCTTGACCGTCCGGTCGCCCAGGGCGACCAGGAGGTTTCCGCGCAGGACGCCCCCCGACCGGAGCTCCACCCGGCGTCGAAAGAGCTGCGTGTAAGCTTGGTAGACCAGGGCGTCGCGCTCCAAGACGGCGGCGGCCAGGATGAAGAACCCCGCCGCCGCCAGTCCGGCCGTCGCCCGACCGAGGACCATGCCGGCCGGCCCGGCGACGATCAGCCCAGTCCCGATGACCGCCCCGGCCCGATGGAGGAGGGCCGTCGCCCGCCGGTAGCCGAGCCTCGGGGACAACAGGGCCCGGCCGAGCCGCCCACCGTCGAGGGGCAGGGCCGGGACCAGGTTGATGGCGATCATGGCCAGATTGAAACGCCAGAAGAAGGCGTACAGGGAGGGGTCGAGGAGGCCGCCGCGGTCGGCCAAGCCACCCAGGGCGATGAGGATGAGATTGCCAATGGGCCCTGAGGCGGCCAGAAGGCCCTCGGAGAAGGCATCGGCCGGTGGCGTGTCGTTTCGGGCCACCCCTCCGAAAGGCCAGAGGGTTATCCGTTCGATTTCGGCCCGGACCGCCTTGCCCGCGACGAGGTGACCGACCTCGTGGGTCAGGAGGGCGCCCAGGACGACCAGGGCCTCACGGGGATAGCCGGCCAGGGCAACCACCGCAAGCAGCCCGAGAAAGAGCGGGTGGGCGGCGATGGACGTCCCAAAGAGGGTGAAAAGGTGCATCCTCGGTCATCGGGGCCCGGCCCTAGCTACCTGGGCTGATGGGCAGCCACGGCGAGGGGTCGACGGCCTTTCCGTTGACCCTGACCTCGAAGTGCAGGCTCGGCCCGTCAGCGTCGCCGGTCTGGCCGACCTTCCCGATCACCTGGCCCGGCAGGACCTCCTGTCGCTCCTGGACGTTGGTCTCCGAACACTGGGCGTAGAGGGTCGTCAGCCCGCGCCCGTGGTCGACGACGACCACCCGGCCGTACCCGTCGTCCAGCCCCACCTTGGTCACCTGGCCGGCCAGGGCGGCGACGATGTCAGTCCCTGTCGGGGCGGCGATGTCCAGGCCCGAGTGCTGCTCGGTCTTACCGGCCGCGGCCCGGACCCCGAAGGTCGAAGTGACGGTGCCCTCCACCGGGAGGACCATCTGGTGGTCGGCCGGGGCCGGCTTCTCCAGATGCAGAAAGGAGCGGAGCCGTTCGAGCCACGGGTCCACCACCTCGGACAGGTTGCGCCCACCGATGGTCTGCATCGAGGGCAGCTTGGCCCAGGCGTTCTTGAAGTCGTAGTCGGTCCCGATAGTGTACCGCACGGCCTGCATGGCCACCCCTACCGGTCGGTACTTCTCGAGTGACTTTCCGACCAGGGCCAGGGCCAGAATGGCCAGGCAGATGAGGGTTTGACGGACCCACAACGGACCCGTGAGCCTGAGTCTCCAGTTCCAGTGCCAACCGCCTTCGGCCGTCCGCAACTCCCGGACCCGGGTCCGCATCCGGCGTCTCAGCCGCTGCCAGCGCATTAGGGTCGCCTCCAGTCGCCAAAAACGCGAGCCTGGACTATTCTCGACTATTTATATTGGCCCGTCCCTCACTTTAGACCCCGGGAGACGCTCGCTCGCCTGATTAGCTAACCTCAACGGCTTCTTTGGGGGAGCCGATGGCACAGGCAGATAACCTCTTTTCGGGGTGATTGGTCTGCGTCGAGCCCTGAAAGTAACCGCCGTCCTCGTCTTCACCATGACCTTCCTGCTTGCGGCGGCCCTGGGGGGCGCCGCCCTGGCCTTCCTCCAGCCCGGCCTATCCGGCCACGCCGCCGGGCTGCTGGCGGTGGCCACCGGGGCCCTGGATCGTCTGGCCAAGCCGGCGGCGGCGGAGAGCCACCAAACGAGCCTGGGTCCCGACGGCTACGAAATCGAAGCCATCCTCGGCGTCGACCAGTTGGTCGCCGGCCGGGTGACGGTCACCTACACCAACCAGAGCCAGACGGCTCTGGATCGTTTGGTTTTCCACCTCCCGCGGGGCCTTCAGACCATCGCCCTCGAGGAGGTCTCGGGGGCCGAGGCCGGTTCGCCGGAACGCGTCGGCCTGACCTTGACCGTCCCCCTCACCGGCCGACTGGGGCCGAGCGGGCAGGTCAAGGTGGTCCTTCGGTACTCGACCTTCCTGGCCCAGAGCCGCAAACGCCAGGGGATCTCCGGCGGGGGTGGCGTCTGGCTGGTCAACGACTGGTACCCGAGCCTCGACGTGTTTGACGGGGAACGGTGGCACAGCGGGCAGGGGGCCGCTTTCGGCGACTACTCCTTCCTGGCGGCCGCACCGTACAAGGTCCGCTTGACGACTCCCCCGGGCCTGGCCGTCTTCGGACCGTATGGGGATCGAGGGCTGCCGGTCGTGGGCGATGAAACCAGCCAGACCGTGACCCTCGAGACCGGCAAGGTCCGGGAGTGCGCCCTGGTCCTGACGATGAGCCACGAGACCATGGTCGAGATGGGCCGGACCGACCCGACCGTGGTCGCCCTCTACCTGCCCGGCCACGAGGCGGGGGCTCGGGCGGCCATCGGGGCGGCCAGGCGCTCGCTGGACCTGTATACTCGGCTCTTCGGACCCTACCCGGGGCGGTCGTTCCTGGTCGTCGAGGCCCCCATCACGGATTTCAAGGGAGTCGAGTTCCCCGGCTTCATCCTCCTCTCGACGGCCGAATTCGAGCGACCGGCCGAGGTGGAGGCGGTGGTCGCCCACGAGGTCGCCCACCAATGGTGGTACAACCTGGTCGGCAGCGACCAACTCGAGGAGCCGTGGGTCGACGAGGCTCTGGCCGGCTACTCGACGGTGCTCTACTACGAGAAGGAGTACGGCCCGGCCGCGGGTCAGTCCGTGCTGGCCGGTGGGGCCTTCGGGCTCTATCGCTCGCGGCGGAGCGCCTACCCACAGTCCTCCGTGGCCAAGCCCCTGTCCGCCTTCGCCACCGACGAGGAGTACAAGATGATGGCTTACGGGCGCGGGGGCCTGTTCATCGGGGCCCTCCGCCAGACCCTCGGCGACGAAGGCTTCTTCACCTTCCTGCGGAACCTGGCGACCAACTACGCCGGTGGGTACCTCAGCGAGGCGAGCCTGCGCCAGGAGGGCGAGGCCATCGCCGGTCGCAGCCTGAGCACCCTGTTCGACCAATGGCTTAGGGCGCCCGATGGCCGGTTCGACCCGTAAGCAAGGCGGATGCCAAGAGGCAGACAATCGGCCGGCCCACGGGGGCCGGCCTTATCTTCGCTGACCGCTTATGGATTGGCCGCGGGTGGACCGGCCTCTGGCAGAAGGGACCAAGCGCCCAGAATCAACTCGTCCGTCCCTGGCTAACCTTGCTCCAGCGGGCTTTTCGAAGGGAGCGCGAAGGGTGAGCGTAAACGATAAACGGCTGCTTCAAACCTTCCTGGACCTGGTCAAGATAAGCAGCCCCTCCCGACGGGAGGGGCGCTTGGCCGCCGAACTCAAATCCCGCCTAGAGGACCTCGGCCTGAAGGTGCGGGTTGACCAGGCCGGCAGCACTTTCGGCGGGGAGGCCGGCAATGTCTTCGGCCGGTGGCCGGCCGATGCCGACCGCGGCCAGGGCAGCGGCGGCCAGGGCGGCAGCAACGGTCATCAAGGCCCGAACGCCCGGCCGGCCCCTGGGCCGATCCTGCTCTGTGCGCACATGGATACGGTCCGCCCGACCGAAGGCCTGGAGCCGAGGGTCGAGGGGGGCATCGTCCGCAGCGACGGGCGGCACATCCTGGGGGCAGACGACAAGGGCGGGATCGCCGCCATCCTCGAGGGGCTGACCGCCATCCATCAGGCCAAGCTCCCCCACCCCGAGGTCCGCGTCCTCTTCACGGTGGGCGAGGAGGTCGGCCTCCTGGGGGCCAAGTCCGCCGCCGATGAGGCCGGCGAGGCCGGGTTCGCCTTCGTCTTGGACAGCGGCAGTCAGGTCGGGACGATCATCGTCGAAACCCCATCGACCTATGCCCTGAAGATCAAGGTGATCGGCCGGGCGGCCCACGCCGGGGTCGAGCCGGAAAAAGGGGTCAATGCCATCCACGTGGCCGCCAAGGCCGTGGCCGCTTTACCCACCGGGCGGATCGACCCGATCACGACGATCAACTTTGGGATCATCGAGGGCGGGACGGCGACCAATATCGTCCCCCCTGAGGCTACCGTGGAGTTGGAGGCCCGCAGCCGCGACCGGGCGGCCCTGGACGGGCTGATCGAGCGGGTCGAAGCGACCTTCCGTCGGGAAGCGAATTCGGCCGGGGCCCGCGTGAACATCGACAAGCGGCTCGACTTCGAGGGCTTCAAGCTCGATCCGGAGGACGCGGTCGTCGGGGTGGCGGGCGCCGCGGTCAGGAGGGTCGGCCTTCAGCCGGGGCTGGTGCCCCGGGGGGGTGGCAGCGACGCCAACGTCTTCAACGCCCACGGGCTGCCGGCGGTCAACCTGGGGGTTGGTCCGAGCGACGAGCACACCGACCAGGAAAGCCTGGCCGTGGATCAACTGGTCAAGGCGGCCGAGTTGGTGGTGGCCCTGATCGAGGTCAGCGCCGGGGGCCGCTAGGCGGGCGGCCGGTTCTCGCCGGGTCGACCTTCGCGGGGTCCGCCTTCGCCGGGTCCGCCTTCGCGGGGCTCCGCGTCCTTGGGCCACAGGCCGAAGAACCCGGCCAGGTCCAGTCCGGAGGAAGTCCGTGCGGCCGGGCTCGCCTCCCCAACCGCGCCGGCTGCCCGACCCGCCTCCCCGCGGGCGGCGGCTCGGCTCCTCGCCGGGGTGACGATCAGCCAGTAATAGCCGGTGACCCCGGCGACCACGGCCGCCCCGGAGACGAACCCGATCCTCTCCCCCGGCACGAAGTAGATGGCGAAGATGATGGCGGCCATGGAAATGATGGCCGCCCAAGTCGTATAGGGGTAGCCCGGCATCCGGTAGGCGATGGCCCGCGGGTTGGCGGCCGTCATCTTCGGTCGGAAGTACAGGTGGGTCAGGGCGATCATCAGCCAGGTGAACATCACCCCGAAGGAAGACATCGCCGTGATGTATAGGAAAGCCGTGCGCGGCGAGAGGTAGTAAATGAGGACGGCTCCATAGAGCGTGACGGTGCTGAGGACGACCGCGTTGGACGGGACCCGCCGCCGGTTGAGGACGGCCAGGATGGCCGGGGCCTCGCCCTCCTCGGCCATGTTGAAGAGGATCCTGGAGGCCGTGTAGAGCCCGGAGTTCATGCTCGAGAGGGCGGCCGTGATGACGACGAAGTTCATCACGTTGGCCGCGCCCGGGATGCCCAGAAGTTCGTAGACGGTGACGAAGGGACTCCCCCGCAGTCCGACCTCGTTCCACGGGATGACTCCGACGAGGATGGCGATGGAGCCGATGTAGAGGATGAGCGTTCGGAGGACCAACCCATCCAGGGCGCGGGGCACGTCGCGCTTCGGGTTAGTCGACTCGCCGGCGGCCACGCCGATGATCTCCGTGCCGCCGTAGGCGAACATGACCATGACCATGGCCAGGAGCAGCCCGGGAACTCCCCGCGGAAGGAAACCGCCGCGGCCGATATAGTTGACCGCCCCGACCCGCGCTCCCGGAAAGACGCCGAGGATGAAGGCCCCGCCGAGGCCGATGAAGGCGACGATGGCGACCACCTTGACCATCGAGAACCAGAACTCGAACTCCCCGAAGGACCCCACCGACCGCAGGTTGACAAGGGTCATGGCCATGGCGAAGACCAGGCCGAAGACCCAGCTGTAGTTATGGGGGACCCAGAAGTCCATGTAGGTAGTAGCGGCGACGATCTCCGCCGACATGATGGCCACCCATGACAGCCAGTAGACCCAGCCGGTGAGGAAGCCGGCGAAGGGGTGCAGATAGCGTCCGGCATAGTGGCGGAAGGACCCCGGGGAAGGTTCGGCCACGGACATCTCGGCCAGGGCCATCATCACCAGGAGCATGATCACTCCGCCCAGGGCGTAGGAGATTATCACCGCCGGCCCGGCCAGACTGACGGCGGTGGCGCTGCCGAGGAACATGCCCACGCCGATGACCCCGCCGATCGAGATCATCCCGAGTTGCCTGGAGTTGAGCCCCTTCTTCAGACCAGCCACCCGACCGCCTCCTGAAAGCCGCGGCCCTCTGGCGTGGCCGCCTCAGGTGGTTAGGCTGCGTCCCCGACGGGGGGCCTATGCGGATCGGCGGCAGGGGAAGGCGCGGCGAACAGAGAACATACACGGCGGCGTCACAATCCGTTACCGGGAGGTGAGTGACGAATGGCCGTCTGGAAATGCAAGAAGTGCGGACACGAGAAGGAAGGCCGCTGCAAGCCGAAGAGCTGCCCACAGTGCTCAGGGAAGGACACCTTCACCAAGAAGGAAGAGAAATGAACCAGGCGCGCGACGCAAGGCCGGGCCATCCAAGGACCCGGCCTTGCACCGTCCGTGGGCCTGATTCAGCTGAGCTAAGCACACCACGGCCGGGTCCCTCGTCACTCAACCGGTCCACTCCGACAGCAGCCGTAGGAACGGCACAGCCTGAACTCCCGGGCCGTGCGCCGCGGGACCTGACCCTCGACGAGATGGCCTCCCTTCTTGGGACCACCCACGAGGTCGTCTGCCGGCTCTTGTATCGGCTGGCCCGGCTCGGGGGCCAGGAAGGTTCCCGGTCGGAAGGGCGAAATTGACAACAGTCAATGAACATCGTGCCGCCGCGTACTATGATGAGTCGGGGCGCCGAGGAGGTGGCGGCTACTACCCCGGTGACACCTTCCTGGGCAAGAAGCACGAGAAGGAGATCAAAGCCGGGCAGTGGCCGCTGTACTACTTCTCCGATAAGGCGGCCCGGATCACTTACGACGGCCGGCGTTTCTCCGCCAAGCCCGGGTATGAGAACCACCCCGTGACCATGGTCACCTGGTTCGGGGCCAGGACCTACGCCGACTTCCATGGCTGGCGTCTGCCGACCGAGGCGGAATGGGAGAAGGCGGCCAGAGGGACCGATGGGCGACCGTACCCGTGGGGCGAGGGTATCAGCCCGGCCAACGCCAACTACTACCACAGCCGTGACCCCTTCGAGGCGCCGGGAAGGGTCGGCGACACGACCCCGGTCGGCTTCTACGACGGAAGGACTTACGGGGACTTCAAGACCGCCGACTCCCGCAGTCCCTACGGGCTCTATGACATGGCCGGCAACGTCGACGAGTGGACGGCCGACGTCTACGCCTGGACCCACCTCCGCTACCTGCGCGGCGGACACAAGGGAGACCACCCTCCGGACCTACGGGTGTGGGCCAGAAGCAGCGCCGTCCCCGACTTTGGTGGTCCCAGCATCGGGTTCCGTTGCGTCCGCAGTGTCCCCCAGAATTGAAGGGAGGGTCCTGAGATGACGTCCCTCGACCGGCTGATCCTCTTACTTACCGGGTTGCTCGCCCTGTACCTGGCCGTTCACTTCCTCCAGCGCCGTCAATCGCCCGCCGACCGCCGTTTCCCCCTCTACTACTTCGTCGCCTTCGCCGTTCTGCTGGTGGCCGGCCTATTGCTGATCTTCCTCGGCTACGGAGTACTGGCCAACCCCCTCGTGGTCATCGTCGCCGCCTTCATCCCGCTGGCTCTGTCGGCGGGGCTGGTGGCTCAACTCTACCCCAAGTATGAGCCGGCCTACCTGATCTTCGCCATCGTCGGCCTGGCGGCCATCGCTGTCACCCGTTTCGTCGGCCCCTCCGGCCTGGCCACGGCGGTCCTGGCCGTCGTCCACGGGGTGGCCGGCCTGACCATCTTCTTCGCCCCGCTGGCCACCTGCCTGGCCGGCCAGCGCCCCTGGAGCTTTGCCCTGGTCACCGTCGGCGGAACGCTGATCGGCATCGGCGGCCTGGCCCTGGCCTTCCTCAAGGCCGGTAAGCCAATCCTGCCCGCCACCTTCATCTTCGCCATCCTGGCTCCCCTGCTGCTGCTGATGACCGGCAGCTTTGCCTGGGGGCTCATCAAAGGCGGGCGCTCGTAGAGCCTGGCTTCGGCCCTTCCCACCAGTTAGCCGCCCTGGTTTGCGTACCGGGGGGCTCTTCTTTTCGGCCTGAAGCCGGAGCTTGCCGAGGTCTCGCCGGCGACTACTGGAGGAAAGGCCCCGCGGCCCGTCGAATGGGGCCAGCGGGGTTTTAAGGCACCTTCAGACTCATTCGGGAATCGGTCTTGCCGGCCAACCAGCTAGGACGGGAAGGGGTCAACTTGCCAACGTCCGCAGCGGTCCCGAACCGATGCAGCGAATGCCCGATCGCCACGGGGACCAACCATGCCGACCTGGCCCTGCCCCGGGCCCTCCAAACCGAGCTCGACGAGTTCAGCGCGTTGGAGCATTTCCCGGCCGGCGCGTCCATCGTCCGCCAGGGGGATGAGGTGCGTGGATGGCACATCGTCCGCGAGGGATGGCCAGGGTGGTCATCGTCGATGAAGGTGGAAATGAGCAGACCGTCCGATTCGCCTATCCGGGGCAACTCATCGGCGGCTGCGCCCACGGCCGAGCCCAGACCTACTGCTACTCGGCCGAGGCGGTCATCGGTCTGCTCATCGCCGATCTGGCCAACGCCTACCGGCGACTCCACGACCTCGCCACGGCCACGGCCCACGAGCGGCTGCCCCAGGTCCTGATGGAAATCACCGACGCCCACAACCGCGGCGGGCGCGGGATCCAGGCCCGAGAGGGGCCACGACCGGGGTCGTACTGTATCGTCCTGCCCCGCCAGCAGCTGGCCGACATGCTCGGGGTGACCAAGGAGACCGCGGTCAGGCCCTGACGGCCCTGAAAAAGCGCGGTCTGGTCCATACCCAGGGGAAGACGATCTTCGTTCCCGACGTCGAAGCCCTCCGCCGATCGAGCGGGGAATCCGCCCGAGCCGTGAGGCGATGATCGGCGGACCGCCGGTTGACTTTGGTCAATGAACCGGGGTCCCTTCATGGACTATGCTCAAATCGAGGGACGAGAGGAGGCGCCGGCGGCATGCTCGAAAATGTGGCCGAAAGGACGGCCGGGCCGGTCGGACCGGCGGCTGACGTCATGGGCAAGGTCAAGGCTCTGGCCGAGGCGGCGAAGTTGAAGTCGGTCGTCCTCCTGACCTTCGTCGGCTTTGCGGGGGGCGTCTACGCGGCCGCCGGCGACCTCCGCAACCCGGCTCTGTGGCTGGGCACTCTGGCCGTGGCCATCGGCAGCATGGGGACCAACGGCATCACCGGCTTCATCGACCGGCGGATGGACGCCATCATGGCTCGGACGAAGAGCCGGCCGGTCCCCGAAGGGCGGCTGACCCCTCGTGAATCGCTGATCTTCGGCCTGGTGATGGTGGCGGTCAGCCTCCTGCCGGCCCTCGCCACGGGCCACCCCTGGAGCCTCTTCTGGCTGCTCTTCGGGATCCTTGACACGACCCTGATCTACAACGGCTGGTCCAAGCCCAGGACCCCGTGGAATGTCGTCCTGGGCTCACCGGCGGGCGGAGCGACGATTATGGTCGTCACCTCGGCGGTCACCGGCCAGGCTCTCGGCCTGGTCCCGTTCACCCTGGCGGCTCTGGTCGTCGCCTGGACCCCCGTCCACATCTGGAGCCTGGCCATCCTCCACGTAGATGACTACCGCGCGGCCGACGTGCCGATGCTTCCCGTGGTCTATGGGGTCGACCGCGCGGCCCGCTGCGCCGCCGCCTCGAGCCTGTTCTTGTGCGGTTTTGGCCTGGTCCTGCCGATCATCGCCCGGTTCAATCCGGCCGGGCTGGTCATCAGCCTGATCCTGCCGATCCCGGTGGTCGTCTACAGCCTGATCGTCGGTCACCAACCGGACCCCCGCAAGGCTTATGCCCTGTTCAAGCTGTCCAGTCCGTACCTGGCGGCGGTCTTCCTGTTGCTGATCTGGCAGGCCTTGCTCCGCTAGACCTGGGGACCTGGGACCGGAAAGACCATCGGACCGGTAGAACATGGGCCGAGAGAGCCCAAAAGCCCTTCCCGCATAGGCGCGGAAGGGCTTTGTCGTGTCTCCATGGCTTGATCCGGCGGGCCTGGGCCCAGACTCAGAACAGGATCTTCTGCCGCCGCATCCCGACGTTGAGGAGCAGCCCGATGGCCGCGGCGTTGGCCAGGAGCGAGCTCCCCCCGGCACTCATGAAGGGTAGGGGGATGCCGGTCACCGGCATGATCCCGGCGACCATCCCCACGTTGACCAGGACGTGGAAGGTGAGCATCGTGACCACTCCGGCGGCCAGAAGCGTGCCCAAAGTGTCCTTGGCGTGAGCCATGATCTGGATGCCGCGGAAGATGATGAAGGCATAGACAACCAGCAGGCCGATGGCCCCGAGAAAACCGAGTTCCTCGCTGACGACGGCGAAGATGAAGTCGGTGTGCTGCTCGGGAAGGAAGTTGAGCTGGTTCTGGGTCCCGGCGAAAAGCCCCTTCCCGAAGAGGCCCCCGGATCCAACGGCGATCTTCGACTGGATGATGTGGTACCCAGACCCGAGCGGGTCGATGCTCGGGTCGATGAAGACCACCAGCCGCTTCATCTGGTAATCCCTGAGGAAGTTGCGGATAATCGGCAGGTCGATGGTATAACGGAAGTGCAGGAAGAGAATGGCCGCCACGACCAGCAGCCCCGCCCCGGCGATGGTCGCCAGCTGACGGGCTCTGGCGCCGGCCATGTACAGCATCCCGAAGAGGATGGCCACGAAGACCAGGGAGGTGCCCAAGTCCGGTTGGCGCAGGACGAGGACGACCGGGATGGCGGCATAGATGAAGGGGCCGATCAGGTCCTGCGGTCGCCCCAGGCGCCCTTCACGCCGCCTGAGGAAGCCCGCCAGGGTGATGATGATCAGGACCTTGCCGATCTCGGATGGCTGTAGCCGGAAGAAACCGATGTCGATCCAGCGCTGCCCGCCCAGCGCCGAGCGGCCGACGAAGGCGACCACGAGCAGACCGGCCAGGTTCAGTCCGTACAAGACGTTGGCCAGGCGGCCGAAGAAGCCGTAGTCGAAGAACTGGATCATGAGGATGGCTACCAGACCGAGGGCGGCGAAGAGAATCTGTCGCTTGACGTAGTACAGCGGATCGGCCGAGACATCGCCGGACCGAGTGGCGCTGCCGATGATCAGGATGCCGAAGATCATCAGCATGATCACCGCCATCAGCAGAGGATAGTCCAGGTTGCGCCAGAGCCGGCGTTCGAACATGGGGAACGGCGCCTGCCTTCTTATGTCGACCTACAACCCAGC
Proteins encoded in this window:
- a CDS encoding amino acid permease; amino-acid sequence: MAGLKKGLNSRQLGMISIGGVIGVGMFLGSATAVSLAGPAVIISYALGGVIMLLVMMALAEMSVAEPSPGSFRHYAGRYLHPFAGFLTGWVYWLSWVAIMSAEIVAATTYMDFWVPHNYSWVFGLVFAMAMTLVNLRSVGSFGEFEFWFSMVKVVAIVAFIGLGGAFILGVFPGARVGAVNYIGRGGFLPRGVPGLLLAMVMVMFAYGGTEIIGVAAGESTNPKRDVPRALDGLVLRTLILYIGSIAILVGVIPWNEVGLRGSPFVTVYELLGIPGAANVMNFVVITAALSSMNSGLYTASRILFNMAEEGEAPAILAVLNRRRVPSNAVVLSTVTLYGAVLIYYLSPRTAFLYITAMSSFGVMFTWLMIALTHLYFRPKMTAANPRAIAYRMPGYPYTTWAAIISMAAIIFAIYFVPGERIGFVSGAAVVAGVTGYYWLIVTPARSRAAARGEAGRAAGAVGEASPAARTSSGLDLAGFFGLWPKDAEPREGGPGEGGPREGRPGENRPPA
- a CDS encoding rubredoxin; its protein translation is MAVWKCKKCGHEKEGRCKPKSCPQCSGKDTFTKKEEK
- a CDS encoding SUMF1/EgtB/PvdO family nonheme iron enzyme; this encodes MTTVNEHRAAAYYDESGRRGGGGYYPGDTFLGKKHEKEIKAGQWPLYYFSDKAARITYDGRRFSAKPGYENHPVTMVTWFGARTYADFHGWRLPTEAEWEKAARGTDGRPYPWGEGISPANANYYHSRDPFEAPGRVGDTTPVGFYDGRTYGDFKTADSRSPYGLYDMAGNVDEWTADVYAWTHLRYLRGGHKGDHPPDLRVWARSSAVPDFGGPSIGFRCVRSVPQN
- a CDS encoding protoheme IX farnesyltransferase; the protein is MLENVAERTAGPVGPAADVMGKVKALAEAAKLKSVVLLTFVGFAGGVYAAAGDLRNPALWLGTLAVAIGSMGTNGITGFIDRRMDAIMARTKSRPVPEGRLTPRESLIFGLVMVAVSLLPALATGHPWSLFWLLFGILDTTLIYNGWSKPRTPWNVVLGSPAGGATIMVVTSAVTGQALGLVPFTLAALVVAWTPVHIWSLAILHVDDYRAADVPMLPVVYGVDRAARCAAASSLFLCGFGLVLPIIARFNPAGLVISLILPIPVVVYSLIVGHQPDPRKAYALFKLSSPYLAAVFLLLIWQALLR
- the rodA gene encoding rod shape-determining protein RodA — translated: MFERRLWRNLDYPLLMAVIMLMIFGILIIGSATRSGDVSADPLYYVKRQILFAALGLVAILMIQFFDYGFFGRLANVLYGLNLAGLLVVAFVGRSALGGQRWIDIGFFRLQPSEIGKVLIIITLAGFLRRREGRLGRPQDLIGPFIYAAIPVVLVLRQPDLGTSLVFVAILFGMLYMAGARARQLATIAGAGLLVVAAILFLHFRYTIDLPIIRNFLRDYQMKRLVVFIDPSIDPLGSGYHIIQSKIAVGSGGLFGKGLFAGTQNQLNFLPEQHTDFIFAVVSEELGFLGAIGLLVVYAFIIFRGIQIMAHAKDTLGTLLAAGVVTMLTFHVLVNVGMVAGIMPVTGIPLPFMSAGGSSLLANAAAIGLLLNVGMRRQKILF